The following coding sequences lie in one Tichowtungia aerotolerans genomic window:
- the ftsW gene encoding putative lipid II flippase FtsW encodes MQRTITVLIAAVLMLATVGLVMLFSASMMRSENSGYFVLHQSVWMTIALVAAIVCTRLDIQFFQKTAIPLAAVCVLALICVRIPGIGHEVKGSWRWIQIGSLTIQPSEFAKIGMIFSAAWWISRRRRYMHTFRRGILVPMMGLGLFAGLLLVEPDFGSTVLTGLVIVTMLYVGGANVAHLAGFGAVGALGFAILLIHNPNRMGRIAAFLNPEKHAQGEAWQLINALNAFAAGGLKGSGLGNSIQKYYYLPEAHTDFIFPILGEELGLIASLAILLLFLVIFVCGLLIAARANDDFGRFAALGCTLMISLQALINFAVVTGSMPTKGLALPFLSYGGSSLLVCSCMVGILVNVAHTARSPTAKKRTALFKDKKRRA; translated from the coding sequence ATGCAGCGAACCATTACAGTGTTGATTGCCGCAGTGCTGATGCTGGCAACAGTAGGACTGGTGATGTTGTTCAGCGCCAGCATGATGCGCAGTGAAAACAGTGGGTATTTTGTGCTGCATCAGTCTGTGTGGATGACGATCGCGCTGGTCGCAGCCATTGTGTGCACCCGCCTTGATATCCAGTTTTTCCAGAAAACAGCAATTCCTTTGGCCGCAGTCTGCGTGTTGGCATTAATTTGTGTGAGGATTCCCGGAATCGGGCATGAAGTGAAGGGGAGCTGGCGCTGGATTCAGATTGGTTCGCTGACAATTCAGCCCTCTGAATTTGCCAAAATCGGCATGATTTTCTCTGCGGCCTGGTGGATTTCCCGCCGCCGGCGCTACATGCACACCTTTCGGCGCGGCATCCTGGTTCCAATGATGGGGCTGGGCCTGTTTGCCGGCCTGCTTCTGGTAGAACCGGACTTCGGCAGCACGGTTCTTACTGGGCTGGTCATTGTGACGATGCTTTATGTCGGCGGGGCCAATGTTGCGCATTTGGCCGGGTTCGGAGCTGTTGGAGCCTTGGGGTTTGCTATTCTTCTGATTCACAACCCGAACCGGATGGGCCGTATTGCTGCTTTTCTGAATCCGGAAAAACATGCACAAGGCGAGGCGTGGCAGTTGATTAATGCTTTGAACGCATTTGCTGCCGGCGGCCTGAAAGGATCAGGGTTGGGGAACAGTATCCAGAAGTACTACTATCTTCCCGAGGCTCATACCGACTTTATTTTTCCGATTCTCGGCGAAGAACTGGGGCTGATTGCCAGCCTGGCAATTCTCCTTCTTTTTCTGGTGATTTTTGTTTGCGGCCTGCTGATTGCTGCGCGCGCCAACGATGATTTCGGCCGATTTGCGGCGCTGGGCTGCACGTTGATGATCAGTCTTCAGGCGTTGATCAATTTTGCAGTGGTAACCGGATCGATGCCGACCAAGGGGCTGGCTCTTCCGTTTCTCAGTTACGGGGGATCGAGCCTGCTGGTCTGTTCATGTATGGTCGGGATTCTGGTGAATGTGGCGCATACCGCCCGCAGTCCGACAGCAAAAAAACGGACTGCTCTTTTTAAGGACAAAAAGCGCCGAGCTTAG